From a region of the Helianthus annuus cultivar XRQ/B chromosome 5, HanXRQr2.0-SUNRISE, whole genome shotgun sequence genome:
- the LOC110941848 gene encoding NAC transcription factor 56, translating to MESTDSSSGSKQPQLPPGFRFHPTDEELVVHYLKKKAASAPLPVAIIAEVDLYKFDPWELPAKATFGEEEWYFFSPRDRKYPNGARPNRAATSGYWKATGTDKPVLTSGGTQKVGVKKALVFYGGKPPKGSKTNWIMHEYRLADSKTISKPPGCNPVNKKASLRLDDWVLCRIYKKNNIQRPVDSDSNDHAMTGMLASIPPSISLRPTGFNTMLENHEHNVVFDAMLTSNLNSTENVNITTSNLLPVKRSLPNFFWNDEGHTSNSPYTKRFISDSNSDGGVLVTRTNEENNGGSIANLLGQQQALLGSVGDTGVYRQQYQLPSMNWY from the exons ATGGAGAGTACGGATTCATCATCAGGTTCAAAACAACCACAGTTACCTCCGGGCTTCCGGTTCCACCCGACCGACGAAGAGCTAGTGGTTCACTACCTCAAGAAAAAAGCGGCATCCGCGCCTTTGCCGGTGGCGATAATAGCCGAGGTTGATCTCTACAAGTTTGATCCATGGGAGCTTCCAG CTAAGGCGACGTTTggtgaggaagagtggtatttctTCAGTCCAAGGGATCGAAAGTACCCGAACGGAGCTCGGCCGAACAGGGCCGCGACTTCGGGGTACTGGAAAGCCACCGGAACTGATAAGCCGGTGTTGACATCAGGGGGAACTCAGAAAGTTGGTGTGAAGAAAGCACTTGTGTTTTATGGCGGAAAGCCGCCAAAAGGGTCTAAAACGAATTGGATCATGCATGAATATCGTCTTGCTGATAGTAAAACAATATCGAAGCCACCAGGATGCAACCCAGTCAATAAAAAAGCTTCGTTGAGG TTGGATGATTGGGTGCTATGTCGAATATACAAGAAGAACAATATTCAAAGGCCGGTGGACAGCGATAGCAACGACCACGCGATGACCGGGATGTTAGCATCGATACCACCGTCGATATCACTCAGACCGACAGGGTTCAACACAATGCTGGAGAATCATGAACACAACGTTGTATTCGACGCTATGTTAACCTCAAACTTAAACTCAACCGAGAATGTCAACATCACAACTTCGAATCTTCTTCCTGTCAAAAGATCCCTCCCTAATTTCTTCTGGAACGATGAAGGACACACAAGTAATTCACCATACACAAAGCGGTTTATTTCCGATAGCAATAGCGACGGTGGTGTTTTGGTCACAAGAACAAATGAAGAAAACAACGGTGGTTCCATTGCTAATCTTTTGGGACAGCAACAAGCATTGTTAGGCTCGGTTGGAGACACTGGCGTTTACCGACAACAATACCAGTTACCTTCAATGAACTGGTACTAG